One region of Clavibacter michiganensis subsp. tessellarius genomic DNA includes:
- a CDS encoding ROK family protein yields MTAHPRLELRVPRPVIAFDIGGTDVKIAVVDARGEVVEARSVPTPRHDAAALVAALAAVVAEAARDHPHAAPAAVGVHVAGVVDDDRGVVVLAEHVGLRDVPMRDLLAAATGLPVAFGNDARGAGVAEFEMGAARGARDAVVVSIGTGIGAAVFVDGRLYTAGGRGAEIGHMRTTPVGSTAGIRCACGGSGCLETVASAKGVADAYARATGGTTTEGGAARVFAAAADGDPVARQVVDACIDALALAFAQLTAILSPEVVVVAGGLSRAGEQLLGPLRERLDGLLTFQRRPLVVAARFGGQAGVIASALIAGRLPADARVGDLTGAAAGRDAPA; encoded by the coding sequence GTGACGGCCCACCCGCGGCTGGAGCTGCGGGTGCCGCGGCCCGTCATCGCGTTCGACATCGGCGGCACCGACGTCAAGATCGCGGTGGTGGACGCCCGGGGCGAGGTCGTCGAGGCCCGTTCCGTGCCCACGCCCCGGCACGACGCGGCGGCGCTCGTCGCCGCCCTCGCCGCCGTCGTCGCGGAGGCCGCGCGCGACCACCCGCACGCCGCCCCCGCGGCGGTGGGCGTGCACGTGGCCGGCGTGGTCGACGACGACCGCGGCGTGGTCGTGCTCGCCGAGCACGTGGGGCTCCGCGACGTGCCCATGCGCGACCTGCTCGCCGCGGCCACCGGGCTCCCGGTCGCGTTCGGCAACGACGCGCGCGGCGCCGGCGTGGCCGAGTTCGAGATGGGCGCCGCGCGCGGGGCCCGCGACGCGGTCGTGGTGAGCATCGGCACGGGGATCGGCGCGGCCGTCTTCGTCGACGGCCGCCTCTACACCGCGGGCGGCCGGGGCGCGGAGATCGGGCACATGCGCACGACGCCCGTCGGGTCCACCGCGGGGATCCGCTGCGCGTGCGGCGGATCCGGGTGCCTCGAGACCGTGGCCTCCGCGAAGGGCGTCGCCGACGCCTACGCGCGCGCCACCGGCGGCACGACGACCGAGGGCGGCGCGGCGCGCGTGTTCGCGGCGGCGGCCGACGGGGACCCGGTCGCGCGGCAGGTGGTGGACGCGTGCATCGACGCGCTCGCGCTCGCCTTCGCGCAGCTGACGGCGATCCTCTCCCCCGAGGTCGTGGTCGTGGCCGGCGGCCTGTCGCGGGCGGGCGAGCAGCTGCTCGGGCCGCTGCGCGAGCGGCTCGACGGGCTCCTCACCTTCCAGCGCCGGCCGCTCGTGGTCGCCGCGCGCTTCGGCGGGCAGGCCGGCGTCATCGCATCGGCCCTCATCGCAGGGCGGCTGCCGGCCGACGCCCGCGTCGGGGACCTCACGGGCGCCGCGGCCGGCCGGGACGCGCCCGCGTGA
- a CDS encoding carbohydrate ABC transporter permease: MTATIARTSTGAATAPAGSSSAAPPAAPAARAPRARRRRSPARIALDVVAVAFGLVWLFPVYWMVDAAFLTPEQLSSRTPTWLPIGGTGEHFARVLGDARFWSALRMSTLIALVVVAGSLAFGVVAAFALSRFRFRGRTSMIVAVLVIQMIPAEALFISQYRMLDGWGLLNSVLGLSILYLAANVPFTIWVLKGFVDGIPVELEEAAMLDGCSRVGAFRRVTLPLLGSGLVASSIFGFLAAWNEYTLALVTLSADDSRTLPLWLQGFRGQMQETDWGGIMAGSTLMALPVVILFLIVQKRMATGLTAGAVK; this comes from the coding sequence ATGACCGCCACCATCGCCCGCACGTCGACCGGGGCCGCCACCGCGCCCGCGGGGTCGTCGAGCGCCGCGCCGCCCGCCGCTCCCGCCGCCCGCGCGCCCCGCGCCCGCCGCCGCCGCTCGCCCGCCCGCATCGCGCTCGACGTCGTCGCCGTCGCGTTCGGCCTGGTCTGGCTCTTCCCCGTCTACTGGATGGTCGACGCGGCCTTCCTCACCCCCGAGCAGCTGTCGTCCCGCACGCCCACCTGGCTGCCGATCGGCGGCACGGGCGAGCACTTCGCGCGCGTGCTGGGCGACGCCCGGTTCTGGTCGGCGCTGCGGATGAGCACGCTCATCGCGCTCGTCGTGGTCGCCGGGTCGCTCGCGTTCGGCGTGGTCGCGGCCTTCGCGCTCAGCCGGTTCCGCTTCCGCGGGCGCACGTCGATGATCGTGGCGGTGCTCGTGATCCAGATGATCCCCGCCGAGGCGCTCTTCATCTCGCAGTACCGCATGCTCGACGGCTGGGGCCTGCTCAACTCCGTGCTCGGCCTGAGCATCCTGTACCTCGCCGCCAACGTCCCGTTCACCATCTGGGTGCTCAAGGGCTTCGTCGACGGCATCCCCGTGGAGCTCGAGGAGGCCGCCATGCTCGACGGCTGCAGCCGCGTCGGCGCGTTCCGCCGGGTGACGCTGCCGCTGCTCGGATCCGGCCTCGTCGCCTCCAGCATCTTCGGCTTCCTGGCCGCGTGGAACGAGTACACGCTCGCGCTCGTGACGCTCTCCGCCGACGACAGCCGCACGCTCCCGCTCTGGCTGCAGGGCTTCCGCGGCCAGATGCAGGAGACCGACTGGGGCGGCATCATGGCAGGATCGACGCTCATGGCGCTCCCCGTCGTGATCCTCTTCCTCATCGTGCAGAAGCGCATGGCGACGGGCCTCACCGCGGGCGCGGTCAAGTGA